One Spinacia oleracea cultivar Varoflay chromosome 4, BTI_SOV_V1, whole genome shotgun sequence DNA segment encodes these proteins:
- the LOC110781109 gene encoding uncharacterized protein, giving the protein MPPKERSTWNDESVEYLLDLLKEAKKARGGKYPWDTILVRLNGQTGKNFDRNSIMNFYSDIRGRFRAWDELKTKWTGIGWDTETGCPVVPQDEKWQAFVKKNKCATSFLRRPLMFEEKFYEIFKGGYASSKKCLSPSEGVNIIDKEKQLVVDKDEPSVEGTGDSDENYSGDNTEDTHSQRSVNESRSPSKTSSSLERKSSDSGAGASTSSKKTVKQVDDCMDILRENLRISSSKLLSDPSTKYKAILDILEEMPEVSEYGKGFVAEVMDFLSNPPCCDVFLSFSDEENRILYLKKKIKFPDDYYSPLLDDEEFYV; this is encoded by the exons ATGCCTCCCAAGGAAAGGAGTACTTGGAATGACGAGTCTGTTGAATATTTGTTGGACTTGCTGAAAGAAGCCAAAAAGGCAAGAGGTGGCAAGTACCCTTGGGATACAATTCTAGTTCGCTTGAATGGGCAGACAGGGAAGAACTTTGATAGAAACTCAATAATGAACTTTTATAGTGATATCAGGGGGAGATTTAGAGCTTGGGATGAGCTCAAAACCAAGTGGACTGGTATTGGATGGGATACTGAAACAGGTTGTCCCGTGGTTCCACAAGATGAGAAGTGGCAGGCATTTGTAAAG AAGAATAAATGTGCCACATCATTTTTGCGGAGGCCTTTGATGTTTGAGGAAAAGTTTTATGAAATCTTTAAAGGGGGCTATGCAAGCAGCAAAAAATGTTTGTCTCCAAGTGAAGGAGTAAACATAATAGATAAAGAGAAACAACTTGTGGTTGATAAGGATGAACCTTCAGTAGAAGGTACTGGAGATTCCGATGAGAATTATAGTGGTGATAACACGGAGGATACTCATAGCCAGAGGTCTGTTAATGAAAGTAGGTCCCCTTCTAAGACTAGTTCTTCACTTGAGCGTAAGAGTTCAGATAGTGGTGCAGGTGCTAGTACATCAAGCAAAAAAACTGTTAAGCAAGTTGATGATTGCATGGACATCTTAAGAGAAAACTTGAGAATATCTTCCTCCAAATTACTGAGTGACCCATCAACCAAATATAAGGCAATACTAGACATTTTGGAAGAAATGCCAGAAGTGAGTGAGTATGGGAAAGGGTTCGTTGCGGAGGTGATGGATTTCTTGAGTAACCCACCTTGTTGTGATGTTTTTCTATCATTTTCAGATGAGGAGAATAGAATCTTGTACTTGAAGAAGAAGATTAAATTTCCAGACGACTATTACAGTCCTCTCTTAGACGATGAGGAGTTCTACGTATAG